gagctgtgcgggctgtggctgctagagaggatgatggcagagggatgctcagtgtccctccagtgccctgtgtccctcagtgtccccctgccatcatcctctccagcagccacagcccgcccacacagctctgggagtcaagacgtgacatcaccattttatccaggaagtgacatcaccattttatccaggaagtgacatcaccatgttatccaggaagtaaagccttgatgcagtagtaagtgcaggaaaaaagcactttataagcattttccgtaataagtgtatattggtaatttgtataacttttgggggggcaatacaatactaaaagttttcaccagacttctcctttgaagAGCGCCTTATGCCATTGCCTGGCTAGCTACGGCATTTGACCTTCTTGCAGAACtgagcaaaaacaaacaaaaatggtGGATTTGGAAAACAGATGATTCTGTTATTCATGTTTTCAATGTCTACTTcttttaactctttctgtatCTTTTTAAAAAGAttcaatgatgtcatcacctgTACCTGAAGGAAACGTGCAAAACTTTTCTTATAATGGTCAACAGTTTAACATCACAGCCATTCCAACAGTGGTTACCGTGCCTCATGGAATTCAACAGGTTACAACCATCCCTCAGTTCACTCAAGCACCGATCTTCCACCAAATATTTCTGAAGGGAAAACCAAAACTTTTGGgagtgagtataattttttttctttagaaaagAACAAGCAGTACAGACATAAAGAGCAGCATGGACTACAGTCGACATTGGGCGACACATTGACATGGCAGCCATTATAAAAATTGGTGGGCATGGAAAACATATGTGCATTTGTGGTTCTATATGGAGCTGGGAGAAAGGACCCGATTCGATGCAGGATGGCATCGGCCTGCAGGTCCTGTGACCCGCCaaaggccacaagagtgactagcAGGGAAGAGGGTGTGTCGTGAGCCGTAACAACCATATAGGCAGACCACGCTTCACCGGTGGAAACTGGGCTCCCCTGCCACACTGTCCCTGtggcagttgcgtggtctgcctctatggtagttacACCTCTGGATAAGATTTCTACAACTCTCATCCATTTAGCTGCTTctgttaaaggctatgttcacacaatgttttttttttagctccgtccgtcattttgagtctaaaataacggatgctatttagcagcctggcctcccctagtgcaatgacgactgtgggtacattattctagtttgggtttactaattggcctttgggtgtgtcttaattgaaaagtccattgaatttaatagtaaaaatggagaaaaactgtgtgtgaacaactaataaaaaatgtctgctgttcGCAAAAGACggacaaaaataatgatcatgttcattattttgacgtctgcggtaaaaacgtctgtttaGACATTGTGTGcgttggacgtctgtctttctattgacttcaaagcattgccatagcagtcagttaaattgcagcaacaacggacgttattttaaatttcaaaatcggtcgccttttctctatttttgacattgtgtaaacatagccaaactcTGCATATCTACCTCATGTAAAccctaaaataataaaagtatggTCTCAAGTAGCTAAAgtcacatgatatatatatatatatttttttctagtttaaCCTATTGTTGATACCTTCAAGAGATGTAGTGTCATCTCAGTGAGGTCAGCAATGGATGATGAATATAACTCCTTATAGGAAACCTACATGACACATATTGTTATTCTCTGAATACCATTCCTGCAGTTTCCATGACCCTGTCTCTATGTGCTGTAGGGCCCCAtaggttaaccccttcatgaccgaggtcattggtgcccggatgtctgggtcaaattaatgcaatgttctccccgccttctaagagccatagcgcttttattcgtccacctacagggctggttgaggtgtaatttttgcgccaagatctctagtttttattaacatcatattggtgtaaatgaaAAATTTTGCAGATAATAACTGGACACAGatgtagaatgcaaggaagtcaggactgcagacACTTTGTAGGTATTGTTATACGtgtcacacatcactacactacaagtgatcactacccctgAAGAATTGGAAACTTTTTCTGtcctgtcctcaccaaggatggaaggtagtgctggGACAGGGTGACTTTAGGTGGAGCTGCATTGTGTATACAGGATGCACTTATTATTAAAAGCTACAGGTTTtgtgcacacacaccttacttaccTATAATTTTcaataggatggggggggggggtaatgagtcagtgtgggcatggggggggggcgccatttcaggtttcgcctcaggcagcagaaaacctagaatcggccctggctatgccatagcatagattagtgttaTTGGTGACTGCCTGAGAGCAgtctctatgcacagattgcccATCCGACAGAATGGAGATAAGTGGCTTAcccttgcccgtctgggctccAGGGGTCCTGATcaatcagtgacaggtgcttaacctgtcactgacttccttaaatgctgcgatcgctacactgcagcggtcccacacacatctaaagccccgtactgtcaggaacgtatatatacacgtTTCTGCTGCATGGGACATCTAAAGCAGGAACGCATATAAACTTATTGCTGACCTGAAGGAGTTAAACATTAATGTATAAGTACTCCAAACTTGTTTGTATACAAAGCACTACTTGTTCTATAAAAAACAATGCATCTTATAGCCATCCTAACACAAAAACAATAAGGTACACGACCCAGAATGAATGAATAGAGAAACAATAAGATTCATTACATCTTTCAGTGACTTGGAGAATATCAGGCAATGGATGACTGTGCCAGTGTGAACACATTATCTTCTTTTTCAGATTTTCCTGATTGTGACTGCCATCCTGCAGATTGCTCTGGGAATTGCAGGTGTATTCACTACAATTGCTCTTACTGTAGCAATTGGTATACCGTTCTGGAGCCCGGTGTTTGTAAGTATTATCACCAGAATCAAGGAGATGTTAAAGGTCTGTGGTAGTGTTGTATATAAAAGTGTGGCCTGCTGTGCACTGACTAACTGGATGAGATGGCATAGCAATAATTGCACAGAGACTGGCATGTTCTTTGCCCTCTCAACCTGTAGCTGTCTCCGGCAGGCCCACTCTTCTGACCACGGTGCACCGCCCGTCACACACACCTCTGCTCCACAGACTTCTGACCAGATGCTCTCTCGGTAGGAATCGTGTGTTATCTATGCAATCCAAGGCCTAAACAGTAAAGTTATATTCAGCAATTACAGCTTCACACACTGAATCTCCCTTGGCCCTGGCCCAACATTACACTCTCTTATGCACAAGATACAGCCGGCACCACTCACTTAGCATCAAACAAGGTAACAGCAGATACAATGTTACTCACAGTGCGGAAAATTTATCaatgggtgtaaaatatacactggtgtcaactgcccacagcagccaatcacagctcagctttcagctttggtaaaatgaaagctgagctgtgattggctactgtgggcaatttacatgagtgtatattttacaccttttgataaatctgggccaatgattTTGGCTCCATACTTCATTAATGGTGAGTGCTTGACTTCTTTCTTCAGTGTAAGTTTGATGACACTCTCTTGGCTTATCTCACAGTTCAGATTCTCTCAAGCTTTGTTACCCCAGCTCACAACAACGCAGCTTCTCTTGTCATAGTAGTCCACTACAGACATATACTTACTCAGCCACTAATCATCTTCTATCTAAGTGAACCCCCATGCTACCCCCTCATACTTCTTATCAGTAATATGGTGCATGAGGCCAGGATTCCCCAACCCCATGTTGTGAAACCACACAGTAACCCACGCAATGTACTCACAATATACTTGCAGTAGCAAGTAATGCAATACTATCCAGTTCACTCAGTAGCTTACTGAGCAGATGGTCCTCACCTCATGGTGGGTTTATacgtttttttacagtaagttagAAAAAAACCTCCttgttaaatttttatttttgtattgccccccaaaagttatacaaatcaccaatatacacttattacgggaaatgcttataaagtgcttttctccctgcacttactgctgcatcaaggcttcacttcctggataaaatggtgatgtcacttcctggataaaatggtgatgtcacgccccgacttccagagctgtgcgggctgtggtttctggagaggatgatggcagagggacactgagagacacagggcactggagggacactgagcatccccctgccatcatcctctccagcagccacagccggcacagctctgggagtcgggtcatgacatcaccatgttatccaggaagtgaagccttgatgcagtagtaagtgcaggtaaaaaagcactttataagcatatacCGTatcaagtgtatattggtgatttgtgtaccttttgggggacaatacaatactttaataaaaaaaattgctggacttctcctttaatttcttcAAAAACTAGGTGGGTAAAGGGGGAACACACAAAAtactaaaaaatataaaataattaggAGGAAGAATGCATAATCTGTACTCAGTAGCTATGGAAGGGTCTCCAAAAAATATTGTATGCAGTAAATGGGTCTATTGTAACTTATGCTATTGTCTTCTTTTATAGTACATTATTGCTGGATCCCTCACAATTGGAGCACAAGCTTCACCGAATATATGTCTGGTGAGTTATAAACACAAGATTTCAGGTCTGGGCTTATTAGTAAACAGTCTACACCATAAGGTAAAAGGGATTTACAGGGGTTTAAAGTGGGTTATTTGGGGGTAAAATGTATTTTCCATATACCTACATTGCTTCTTGGTGACCTTCTTTGTAGTGTGTGATGATCGGTCAGCTATTGTTCCAGACTGCGATGTCTGTAGTGGTGTCAGGTGCTGTGAGGCATATTTGAAATAGTTTTTAATAAATGTTCGCACAGGACTGTGGACCTTTTTTTTCACTTCaatatctgcaacaaatctgcagcatttcactcctatgtgaacatacccataacaTGTTTCTGTCTCAAATGAGGGTCCTTTAACATGGGGAGATTATTGGCAACAAGTCATTTGAccgataattggcttgtgtaaaagtgtcagcaatcaaCCAAGGAGCAGGAAAAGCCTGATTGTCGCTGATCGCGTCTACTGATCGGCCCTGAAAAACATCATTTATCGGCCCCACATCTCTTTGTTAGAATAGGAGGTGTGTGGTGGATAGCAGTGTACAGaaatggctgcatgaacaatacattcattattttgccgtGTAAAAGTGCTGCAAATGAACACCAATCTCATGATCAGCATTCGTTTGTGGCTGTGGACAACCAAACATCGCTTACTCTAAAAGgattttaaaaggaatctgtcactaggtttattccagctaaaatgagggcagcatatactagtgacagggaactgattggtttacttacatcattcttttagtcgttctcctaatatgcaggagaataggattcttgctgcacCCCTTCCTCTGCTctccagttgctgattgacagttgactgcctatacacagcatggataaataactgccaattagcagctggtgggcggagttttctgctttatttgaatattaaggactactgagctcacgcacataatggagaggactactaattgtccatgttattcaggaggatatctccaaatcagctgtACAAAACAATGTCAGTgatacaccattctgttcagcttctgtgTTCACTGGTTTATGCTATCCTTATATAGGACAACATAAAACTACTGACAGAgtacctttaaaggagaagtccggcgaaaattcttacttaagtattgtattgcccccccaaaagttatacaaatcactaatatacacttattacgggaaatgcttataaagtgcttttttccctgcacttactactgcatcaaggcttcacttcctgaataaaatggtaatgtcacgacctgactcccggagctgtgcgggctgtggctgctggagaagatgatggcaaagggatgatcagtgtccctccagtgccctgtgtccctcagtgtccccctgccatcatcctctccagcagccacagccacacagctctgggagtcgggtcgtgaaatcaccattttattcaggaagtgaagccttgatgcagtagtaagtgcagggaaaaaagcactttataagcatttcctgtaataattgtatattggtgatttgtataatttttggggggcaatacaatacttcaataaaaattttcgccggacttctcctttaaccccttaaggaccgggcctgaaatggccttaaggaccggagcaaattttatgaatttgaccagtgtcactttattctttaataactttgggatgcttttacctatccggctgattctgagattgttttctcgtgacatattgtacttcacatttcttgtaaattggagtcgatacttataacgaatctttatgaaaaaacccaaaatagcgtgaaaaattgtgaaaaaatgcatttttccaactttaaaacttttctgcttatacagaaagtggttataccacataaattatatattaaatagcattagcaacatgtctactttatgttggcggcatttattaaactatatttcatttttttt
The nucleotide sequence above comes from Dendropsophus ebraccatus isolate aDenEbr1 chromosome 8, aDenEbr1.pat, whole genome shotgun sequence. Encoded proteins:
- the LOC138799631 gene encoding membrane-spanning 4-domains subfamily A member 4A-like, with the translated sequence MMSSPVPEGNVQNFSYNGQQFNITAIPTVVTVPHGIQQVTTIPQFTQAPIFHQIFLKGKPKLLGIFLIVTAILQIALGIAGVFTTIALTVAIGIPFWSPVFYIIAGSLTIGAQASPNICLVKGSLGLNIVTTILSFTGFILNCLDLFVIGNFPDYDDYIIGTRAGGSFVLAILLISNLLLFSVSISVSVFGCRALCYTPTNAPQVFFLQHDVVVSAPPPAYEAEDTKGPTVE